From one Triticum urartu cultivar G1812 chromosome 3, Tu2.1, whole genome shotgun sequence genomic stretch:
- the LOC125542477 gene encoding uncharacterized protein LOC125542477, which yields MVDEAAVHQDSPLLAPMSKEEARRCFFDFMTKVTQYEELVDAGKMFLVKFRQELEHFRRPMIPMESGAVSQLVKSNYTDRLKSYLEAGCHLQHQSIWNINQLQSCEEKLEDHINKAKVLIEELECLAEDVYSTTLTASLSILEASDCSDGDNNLPADCSEDEGQSVDPLDSAVSYSSVMILVQNMLKLDYSMQEKIVKALCLKTPSSELDGYCLMWDLRPYIDDNVMQLAWKFIS from the exons ATGGTGGATGAAGCAGCAGTACACCAGGACTCCCCGCTGTTGGCGCCAATGTCCAAGGAGGAAGCTCGGCGCTGCTTCTTTGATTTCATGACCAA AGTTACACAATATGAGGAGCTAGTTGATGCCGGAAAAATGTTTCTTGTAAAGTTTCGTCAGGAATTAG AGCATTTTCGAAGACCAATGATTCCCATGGAATCAGGTGCTGTCAGTCAGTTAGTCAAATCTAACTACACTGATCGACTGAAGTCCTATCTTGAAGCAGGCTGCCACCTTCAGCACCAAAGTATCTGGAATATTAACCAGT TACAGTCTTGCGAGGAGAAACTTGAGGACCATATAAATAAAG CTAAAGTTTTGATTGAAGAACTTGAATGCCTGGCCGAGGATGTTTATAGCACTACGCTAACAGCCAGCCTTAGTATCTTAGAAGCTTCAGATTGCTCTGATGGCGATAATAACCTGCCAGCAGATTGTTCTGAG GATGAAGGGCAGTCTGTGGATCCGCTGGACAGCGCAGTATCTTACTCGAGCGTTATGATTCTGGTTCAGAATATGTTAAAGTTGGATTATTCGATGCAG GAGAAGATAGTCAAGGCACTGTGCCTTAAAACACCATCGTCGGAGCTAGATGGCTATTGTCTAATGTGGGACTTGCGGCCGTATATTGATGACAATGTGATGCAGCTTGCCTGGAAATTCATTTCTTAG